A single genomic interval of Lucilia cuprina isolate Lc7/37 chromosome 2, ASM2204524v1, whole genome shotgun sequence harbors:
- the LOC111679532 gene encoding dnaJ homolog subfamily A member 2 encodes MDNLDLYEILGVTKYSTDAEIKKNYRKLAKEFHPDKNPDAGDKFKEISFAYEVLSDPEKRKIYDRFGIKGLQEGADGFSDAGEFFSHWFPFNMGQQRESRGEAAQIVIKLEVTLEEMYNGNVSKTVEYKRTSYCQQCNGEGGPKEAQEKCTACNGMGRTTGYVFMGLTPVETICLTCQGSGNIIPENLRCTTCHGKGLVEENVKRDVVVEKGAPNTLKIPFPSEGNQGLHGNRGDLIVVLVQAEHPLFKRRNNDLIMRNIHINLTQALCGVVHCFKHLDGRNICFSTKPGKVVRHGEIQVIPGEGMPLRNNPFDRGDLLVPFVVEFPESGFATPEQLQMLETLLPPREPFTMPAEAEEVQLSEFQPRDENDRRGAQGGMDDDDDEYAGGPHFERVQCQTG; translated from the exons ATGGATAATTTAGATTTGTATGAAATACTTGGTGTAACAAAATACTCGACAGATGCAGAAATAAAAAAg aattatcgTAAATTGGCTAAAGAATTTCATCCCGATAAAAATCCCGATGCTGGTGATAAATTCAAAGAGATATCCTTTGCCTATGAAGTTCTCTCCGATCCGGAAAAACGTAAAATATATGATCGTTTTGGTATAAAAGGTCTACAAGAGGGCGCCGATGGTTTTAGTGATGCCGGTGAATTCTTTTCCCATTGGTTTCCCTTCAATATGGGCCAGCAGCGGGAGAGTCGTGGTGAAGCTGcccaaattgttattaaattagaAGTAACATTGGAGGAAATGTACAATGGCAATGTATCCAAGACAGTGGAATATAAACGGACTTCCTACTGTCAACAGTGTAATGGTGAGGGAGGACCCAAAGAGGCACAAGAAAAGTGTACCGCCTGCAATGGTATGGGTCGCACCACGGGTTATGTATTCATGGGTCTAACACCAGTGGAAACG atatgcTTGACTTGCCAAGGAAGTGGTAATATTATTCCTGAGAACCTGCGCTGTACCACGTGTCATGGCAAAGGTCTAGTCGAAGAGAATGTTAAACGCGATGTTGTGGTAGAGAAAGGAGCaccaaatacattaaaaattccCTTTCCCTCTGAGGGAAATCAAGGTCTTCATGGCAATCGTGGCGATTTAATAGTAGTTCTCGTACAAGCCGAACATCCCTTGTTTAAACGTCGTAACAATGATCTCATTATGCGTAATATACACATCAATCTAACGCAGGCATTATGTGGTGTGGTTCATTGTTTTAAGCACTTAGACGGCAGAAATATTTGCTTTTCCACTAAACCGGGCAAAGTGGTAAGGCACGGTGAAATTCAAGTGATACCAGGCGAGGGTATGCCATTGCGTAATAATCCCTTTGATCGTGGTGACCTCTTAGTGCCATTTGTGGTAGAATTTCCCGAAAGTGGTTTTGCTACGCCCGAACAACTGCAAATGTTGGAAACTTTGTTGCCACCAAGAGAACCTTTTACTATGCCAGCCGAGGCCGAGGAAGTGCAATTAAGTGAGTTTCAGCCCAGAGATGAAAATGATCGTCGGGGAGCTCAGGGTGGTAtggatgatgacgatgatgaataTGCAGGTGGTCCACATTTCGAAAGGGTTCAATGTCAAACTGGTTAA
- the LOC111679526 gene encoding NAD-dependent histone deacetylase sirtuin-1 produces MMENYEQARLNSDRLEQLDDVLPIKLQERNEFFNSVEEFAVNNKQNFNFGANILNTKTMSTSSSSMASTTTATTNANSSSCGEEVVKTNNEIIKTLTLPPTADADLEASLIADTPVSVTDDPEDPFKSIMDSEEEDDDEEEEEQSYQTDNNDNSQLTQDSSQFRQSSKEHEDDDEDNPDTDDSTTDSDFSDLSGLSDMSGREWKPINQRPLNWVQKQIHSGANPREILSKFLPSSAQRISPELTDMTLWRILASMLSEPPRRKKLSYVNTFEDVIDLLNKSKNIMVLTGAGVSVSCGIPDFRSSDGIYSRLAKDFPDLPDPQAMFDINYFSRDPRPFYKFAREIYPGQFKPSPCHRFIKMLEQKQKLLRNYTQNIDTLEQVAGIKNVIECHGSFSTASCTKCKYKCDADSIRSDIFAQRIPVCPRCQPNVEQSLDASEPVSENNLRQLVENGIMKPDIVFFGEGLPDEFHTVMASDKDKCDLLIVMGSSLKVRPVALIPSSIPNHVPQILINREQLHHLEFDVELLGDGDVIINQICHRLGEDWKDICFSEEVLKESKDLIPLDDDSELDEDTAKEVSADIMDTLSMKSNHTAATPTTTTCSDSGFETSSTCSKKEGEFLSPEYMDEPMESASFGGSCDYRHLSIDSSKDSGILGDASNSALTPTFSNLMDTAELNKNSNNLNMPASTTQAINNKPVVDNLHNTKTVDTNCSEAEKQSIKRQMKHQSAAERLYKGTYYVHENTASYVFPGAQVSWCSDSEEEDDENLDEYDDNLPHNEDEDTNHAPLSPLMTPSVENEMVNAISNTTTNTQQTSNSFTNSVLLNSCLPQKPQPQTPPPQPIQTHRKRHSNETQAEPASFESTSPAEANEHTTGSNSHPPHKKRRDSAEQVTITSPNISLESS; encoded by the exons ATGATGGAAAATTATGAACAGGCTAGATTAAATTCAGATAGATTAGAACAATTAGATGATGTGCTACCTATAAAATTGCAGGAAAGAAATGAATTCTTTAATTCCGTGGAGGAATTTGCtgtaaacaacaaacaaaattttaattttggcgCCAATATTTTGAACACAAAAACAATGTCGACTTCGTCGTCGTCAATGGCatctacaacaacagcaacaacaaatgccaATAGTAGTAGTTGTGGCGAAGAAGTGGtcaaaacaaataatgaaataatcaaAACATTAACATTACCGCCAACGGCTGATGCAGATTTGGAAGCATCTCTAATAGCGGACACACCAGTAAGTGTAACTGATGATCCTGAGGATCCCTTTAAAAGTATCATGGATAGCGAGGAGGAAGATGATGACGAAGAAGAGGAAGAGCAAAGCTATCAAACAGATAACAATGATAATTCACAATTAACACAGGACTCCTCCCAATTTCGGCAGTCGTCTAAAGAACATGAAGATGACGATGAAGACAATCCGGATACAGATGATTCGACTACAGATTCCGATTTCTCGGACCTAAGTGGCCTCTCCGATATGTCGGGTCGTGAATGGAAGCCCATCAATCAACGTCCCCTAAATTGGGTACAGAAACAAATACATTCAGGAGCCAATCCCAGAGAAATACTCTCAAAATTTCTACCTTCTTCGGCTCAACGTATTAGTCCGGAACTAACCGATATGACTTTGTGGCGTATATTAGCTAGCATGCTATCAGAACCACCCCGTAGAAAGAAACTTTCATATGTCAACACTTTCGAGGATGTCATTGATCTTTTAAACAAATCCAAAAACATTATGGTACTCACTGGTGCTGGCGTTTCGGTATCGTGTGGTATTCCCGATTTCAGATCTTCGGACGGCATTTACTCACGTTTGGCTAAAGATTTCCCCGATCTGCCTGATCCCCAGGCCATGTTTGACATAAATTATTTCTCGCGAGATCCCCGTCCTTTCTATAAATTTGCTCGTGAAATCTATCCGGGACAATTTAAGCCCTCTCCCTGCCATCGtttcataaaaatgttggaaCAAAAGCAAAAGTTGTTGCGAAACTATACACAAAACATAGACACTTTGGAACAGGTGGctggtattaaaaatgttattgaatGTCATGGTTCCTTCTCGACAGCCTCATGTACTAAATGTAAGTACAAATGTGATGCTGACAGTATACGCAGTGATATATTTGCTCAACGTATACCGGTGTGCCCGCGCTGTCAACCCAATGTAGAGCAGAGTTTGGATGCTTCAGAGCCAGTGTCGGAGAATAATTTAAGGCAGTTGGTGGAGAATGGCATAATGAAACCAGATATTGTTTTCTTTGGCGAAG GTCTACCCGATGAGTTCCATACAGTTATGGCCAGTGATAAGGATAAATGCGATTTGCTTATAGTCATGGGTTCATCATTGAAGGTGCGTCCCGTGGCTTTAATACCCAGTTCTATACCAAATCATGTACCACAGATACTTATCAATCGTGAACAGCTGCATCATCTCGAATTTGATGTTGAATTGCTGGGCGATGGTGATGTTATCATCAATCAAATTTGTCATCGTTTGGGTGAAGATTGGAAAGATATTTGCTTTAGTGAGGAAGTATTAAAAGAATCCAAAGATTTGATACCCCTGGATGatgattcggaattagatgaggaTACAGCAAAAGAAGTTTCTGCGGATATTATGGATACACTATCAATGAAATCAAATCATACTGCTGCTACTCCAACCACAACTACTTGTTCCGATTCGGGTTTTGAAACTTCATCCACCTGCTCTAAAAAAGAAGGAGAATTTCTTTCTCCAGAATATATGGATGAACCCATGGAATCGGCTAGTTTTGGTGGTTCTTGCGATTATCGTCATTTATCCATTGACTCGTCAAAAGATAGTGGTATATTGGGCGATGCTTCTAATTCTGCCCTAACACCCACTTTTTCCAATTTGATGGATACGGCAGAATTgaacaaaaacagcaacaacctCAATATGCCCGCCTCTACAACACAAGCTATAAACAATAAGCCTGTAGTGGATAATTTACACAATACCAAAACAGTCGATACCAATTGTTCTGAAGCCGAGAAACAAAGTATTAAAAGGCAAATGAAACATCAAAGTGCCGCTGAACGTTTATACAAAGGAACCTATTATGTACACGAAAATACAGCATCATATGTATTTCCGGGGGCCCAAGTTTCATGGTGCTCAGATTCAGAAGAAGAAGATGATGAAAATTTAGATGAATATGATGACAATCTGCCACACAATGAAGATGAGGATACAAATCATGCGCCTTTGTCGCCCTTAATGACACCTTCGGTGGAAAATGAAATGGTTAATGCAATTTCCAATACCACGACCAACACACAACAAACCAGTAATAGTTTTACTAATAGCGTGTTATTAAACTCCTGCCTTCCTCAAAAACCACAACCTCAAACGCCGCCACCACAACCAATACAAACCCACAGAAAACGTCATTCAAATGAGACACAAGCTGAGCCAGCGTCATTTGAGTCTACTTCTCCAGCTGAGGCTAACGAGCATACTACGGGCAGTAATAGTCATCCTCCTCATAAAAAGCGACGAGATTCTGCAGAACAAGTAACTATAACTTCCCCAAACATCAGTTTAGAATCTTCATAA
- the LOC111679535 gene encoding thioredoxin-1 encodes MVSILKSAGDFEKQIAGAGDKLVVLDFYATWCGPCKEMEPHIRKLVKHYKDRAIVIKINVDKFQDICDYYKVRSMPTFVFIKNQRRVSSFAGADAKLLTQKMASLVK; translated from the coding sequence aTGGTTTCCATACTCAAAAGTGCTGGTGATTTTGAGAAACAAATTGCTGGAGCCGGTGATAAACTGGTGGTTTTGGATTTTTATGCCACCTGGTGTGGTCCCTGTAAAGAAATGGAGCCTCATATACGCAAGCTGGTGAAACACTATAAGGATCGTGCCATTGTTATAAAGATAAATGTCGATAAATTTCAAGATATCTGTGATTATTATAAAGTACGTAGTATGCcgacatttgtttttattaaaaatcaaaggCGTGTATCGAGTTTTGCGGGAGCTGATGCAAAATTGTTAACACAAAAAATGGCTTCGTTggttaaatga